Within the Rosa rugosa chromosome 2, drRosRugo1.1, whole genome shotgun sequence genome, the region attgacgtcgtgtactgatagtgggtcgagtttcagatttcgtgtaccgaaatgattggtttggaactttatgtataagaattattagtggcctttaccttacgtactgtttgcgaaattttcccaaaaaaaaaaaaagaactgagggcatatggacattttggtgtcaaattaacggcgtcattgacgtcgtgtactgatagtgggttgagtttcagatttcgtgtaccgaaatgcttggtttggaactttatgtataagaattattagtgccctttacttggtgtactgtttgtgaaattttccctttatcttttgtattagaattgctctgataacttaAGGGATTGATCGatgttattaagttgagacATGTACttgtgaaatgggagatgttgtgatttggggagcagggtggctcaaGGAGAATAAAGATTGttttttagaagtgtaaataggttttctacaggttttgggtagtccatttttagggggaGCGGTGCCAAATTTTCAGTAGAGTTACTCCTAAGGTGGGGCGCAGGGCCACCTCAGGTTTCAAGGTGAAATCTGGGGCAGGTATTGTCAGTTACTGAATGGATAATGGAGGATTTATTAAAGCGATAAGAATAAATAATTATATTGTtaagggcaatgatatagggcctcaatgaggcctaagatttgtggcctcaaatcctaggtgtcatgtcatgtaagcaaattcaaattttattttcaattccacataataaatcttgtcacatcatactattgcaacaccaactttacccttttaaatttcattttagatgttaggggatgaatcaattacattaaagaattaaattaggtgacgaaaaaaaaagataagctattaattatgtattcatttaagagatatgtctataAATTCTTTGacaattatttttcttcatttaattaactTCTTTCCtatcatttttctttccaaatagcatcaatatagtcaagaaataggcatattaacttttcttttcaaatattgattaatttcctccaaaaaaatagcattaataaattgaatttgaaaaatacatatgtccaaattaagaggtaagaaaaaatttcatcgattaattatcatctacaaatctaaatataaggaaaaaaaacaaacaaaaataataataaactcaaaatataacatgtaaaccctagctacatatagagaagaaaaaaaaattaacataagaatacatataatcatatgaatatgtactTTTCACATTATActttcaaaatttacaagaacccaacaaaggttgaattcatatacatgtgttatgcaaatctattgatcgagtgtatgtgcaaatctattgactgaattacatgaattttttttccattcttgattgaagaaaaaaattgttgtttaaatctaagcatgagagtaatgaaaagaaaaaatgaaaaaaaaaaaccaaaataatttttgtttagaagAAAGCCAAAGTAACTTAgattcattagattttggaaggataagattgtctttttctcaagaattacatgtcaTGATATGACAAATTagtgatgtgtgtaggtgacatggcatgacacctaagattgaggccacaaatcttaggcctcattgaggccacaaatcattttcctattgTTAATAATTAATTACCTCAGGGCCTCTaaatttcttcaaaatatcCAAGAGCCTAGTGGTGAGGTACCAAGATGAAGAGTTTCTCTGTCTCTTGATTATATTATGTGCTTCCCACACAAAATCCAGTGGCTTTGTAACTTCACTTGACTTGGGCACCGTGACGGGCAAGAACACAATTCGATTTCCCCAAGACTTGTTTGTTTCGATCAACATCTCCTGCACTGACTTGTAACCCGCAGCAAGTCTACTATTCAGCAACACCAATGCGGTGCAATTCTGGCTACTTGATTTTTCATTATCCATCTCTTGAATGTACATTCGGATGCCcagaaagattgttcctgaaaTCACATCATTTATCGTCTGCATGCAACCAATTGTACCAACGTTAATTAAAACGTGCTTCACTGACAATAATTTACATGTACATAAATCAGAAAGAATGTTAACttttttggttccttttgtcaTTCCCAGTTACCCTAATGGAATACATCAACTGCAAATCAACACTGCTCCgacaaaattaacaaaaagaTGTACGTAGCTCATTAGTTATTAAGGTACGTAACTAAAATTTAACAAGCTTACCACTCCAAGCTTGTTCTTGATAAGTTTAATTTCCTCAATAGGCAGCATCAAGGTCGACACGGACAAAGGTCGAAACTCAACTCCATCAACGCCGGACCTTATTGGTGTTCGATCATCTTCAACCCAAGTGCCCTTCAGAATGCTCCAACATAAATCCCATGCATCGTTGATAACGGCAGAAAATATCTTAGGCACAAACTCAAACACACGAGATCGACTATTAGTTTCATTCTTTGCACCCTTTAGTGAAGGAAATGTCAGGGGAAGAGAAGGATTTTGAGCATTTTGGAGACAAGAGAGAAGAGCACCCATGAGAGAGTAGCCATCGCCAAGGGCATGGTGGATCTTGAATATTATCTGTCCAGCTGCATGACTTGTTGGGTACTTGAAAAGATGAAGTTCCCACAATGGCCTGCTTTGTGGGAATGTTTCTGATGCTATCTTCGTTATATACTCATCAAAGTAAGTATCGTATGATTCAAGTGACATTCCAGAGGGGAAAATGGGGACATGCACATGGTCTTCCAGATTCACTTCAACCCTCTTCCACTGCTTATTCTTTTCATCCACACCTTGAACCTGCATTTATTAATTTTACAAATTATTAAGTAATTAATGTCGACATGAGAGAAATCTAGGGAATTACTTGGTTCCCTagtccagagagagagagagagagagagagagagagagaagtaccATGATGGAAGAGAAGCGTGGATTAATCTGGAGGAAGACATTTTTAAGGAGCAAAAAAGTTTGAGAATCGTCGATTGGAACTTCTGATTCCAAAACGGCAAGAATTGCAAGAGATAAGACAGAGCTGTTGACTAATTGACTACCCGGGCTCACCGGCTCTTGTAGTAGTCCTCCTTCGCCAAACTCCATTTTAGTTGATCTAGCTTGCAGGTGTATATGTTTGTGTCTGCGTGTGGTAGgtagtatatatatttatatataatacCATATAGTATATAATGCTTACGTTGAACCAGCAGAGGTAAATCCATACGTCGATAGATGTGATTGGGTGATGTGCTACTagctaattttttatttattttttttttttatcgagatcacacggttcctcaaggcttcctaggctcagagactaatccgtgccgAGAAAtcatgtcagaacgcttcctcccccctggccaccaagaatatactgggatttaactccaataagcgtcggcgggattcgaacccgggtgtgaaggttccacacctggaggctcttaccaactcgaccacctgtggtggttgcAACTAGCTAATTAATTAAGCAGACCTACACGCCGGCTATTTTGATGGCATTAATGATTAATTGATGGCATTTATGGAGAAGTTGACTAGACTATAATTTACAAACAGAGAGGAAATCACCTGTTCCTAAACTCCCTGTCACACCAGTAAACATTTGACAGCTGGTCACTAATCTATCTCTCCACTAACTCTGTTAAGTGTTGACTATAatttacaaagaaaaaaaatttccttttccggaacagatgaaaaaatatatatattaagattAAACTCTCATTTTTTCAGATCCCTACTGTTCATTCGCACGAGAACATTCCTTATCAACAAACCTGGGTCTCAAATCTGCTCTTCATTCTCAACAATGGCGAATGAAGTTGGGGGATCTGGGAATGAACAGTAAATCGGTGAATGAAGATTAAGTGATTTAGGGACCTGGGAATGAAGAAAGAAGCACCAAGGCCTGGACTTACCAGAGAGAAGCAAGAGAAACTAGAAAAATCAAAttgaccaaaaagaaaaggctTTAGTTCTAATTGACCAAAAATCTAATTTTGTTTCATCCTCTCCTATGCAAAAACAAGCTTACAACTAgattaaaacttaaaagtaCATAGCAAGATTGTTGTTGTGATGAAACAAGTAGAAAATTTGTTGTAGAGattaagaaagaagaagagaagatgaATTAGAATAGACAACAATGAGGAAGAGCCCAGCCCGGAGAGCTTTGTACTTCTTcaataattaatttttcttttattttctattaAAAACTAAAACTGATATATATTAACTTAACGGTGTTAACACTATTAAATTTAATAGACAGATGTGACAATATGAGAGCTGTGACAGAATAGGGATAGGTTTAATAGGGACAGCTCATTTTCTTTCGGGATACGCAAGCCGTAACTTACACCTCTTGTGCATTGCTGGCGGAACGCTATCCACACTCTTGGATGATAGTGGGGTATTCGGTAATTTCAGCAGACGGAGGTCGGTCATAGACGGTTTGAACTTggaatcccaaaaaaaaaaaaaaaacttattatttATCCTCTTATTATTATTGTTACTATTTCTTTTTGGCAGAGTGTTACCTCTATCCAGAATTCCAGATACTGCTTCagcttgttcttgttcttcttcatcaccAATGACCCTAACAATATCCTTTACACTTTAACCGCATACAACATGAAACAAGCTACTATCTTTTATCTTTTCCTCTTTCAAATGAGTAGGCTTGAAGCTTTCTGGGCTTTGAAGAAAGTCAATGTCATTAGATCGAGCATGATTACGTACATAGGCTATTCAGAATTGATAACATCCTCATCGTTTTCAGGATTATACAGACTAATTGATCAAATCCTTTAATAGCTGGGAGTGtttgaatttattttatttatttttttttctgtcctGCTCTCATGCATAAATCGTTAGTTAATGAATCCCaggatttgaaattttttcaAAGCTTGGCATCGTTCTCGAGATGAAGGCAAACAATAGATAAAATGTTTGAATTTCAGATCTGGTTATTCTTCAAGAAGAAGACCTTGATCGAATTCATTGCTTGAAGAAGCTCTTGTGACGTCGGTGAGAGAGAAAAATTCTTCTTTCGGGTATTTGCCGTATTTGCGAGTTTTAAGGCTGGCCAACAATTTGACGTTTGGGAAACACCACGGGACTTGTGATGATTCAATCCAAAATTGTAGAAAAATTATATGAAAGAGATTATATGAAGGATTGTACTGCAGTTCCTATTCTTCTGCAGTTGTTTATGAAAGAGCGGTGAAGTGTTTATTGTGGGTACTTCAGACTTATCAAAAAatttattccaaaaaaaaaaaaaaaaaagacttatcaaaaAATTTGATGCCGTTAGAGGTTGGAAGTTACAACCTGCGTATTCTAGCTGCCTCCGGCATTTATACCCTCTGAGTAATAATATTCTAGCTTGAGAAATCAAGAAAGATCAACATATATTAATGGATCCTACGAACTATCGTTCTCAGGCTTTAGGCAGTGGTTCTTATCAATAGCCATCATCTCTGATCAATCCCCTCTCTTTCAGGTAAGTAGTCTTCTGCCCTTTATTCAGGTACCTGTTTCACACGTTTATTTTTAGAAAAATGGATGTTTGAACAAAGAAGCTGTTCAGGTACTTGGTTGTTCAAACATCCATTTTTGATAAGCTGTTCAGGTACCTTAATAACTAATGAGCTACGTAcatctttttattaattttggcGGAGCAGTGTTGATTTGCAGTTGATGTATTCCATTAGGGTAACTGGGAAtgacaaaaggaaccaaaaaaGTTAACATTCTTTCTGATTTATGTACATGTAAATTATTGTCAGTGAAACACGTTTTCATTAACGTAGGTACAATTGGTTGCATGCAGACGAAAAATGATGTGAtttcaggaacaatctttctgGGCATCCGAATGTACATTCAAGAGATGGATAATGAAAAATCAAGTAGCCAGAATTGCACCGCATTGGTGTTGCTGAATAGTAGACTTGCTGCGAGTTACAAGTCAGTGCAGGAGATGTTGATCGAAACAAACAAGTCTTGGGGAAATCCAATTGTGTTCTTGCCCGTCTCGGTGCCCAAGTCAAGTGAAGTTACAAAGCCACTGGATTTTGTGTGGGAAGCACATAATATAATCAAGTGACAGAGAAACTCTTCATCTTGGTACCTCACCACTAGGCTCTTGgatattttgaagaaatttAGAGGCCTTGAGGTAATTAATTATTAACAATATAATTATTTATTCTTAGCGCTTTAATAAATCCTCCATTATCCATTCAGTAACTGACAATACCTGCCCCAGGTGGCCCTGCGCCCCACCTTAGGAGTAACTCTACTGAAAATTTGGCACCGCtccccctaaaaatggactacccaaaacctgtagaaaacctatttacacttctaaaaaaccatccttattctcctagagccaccctgctccccaaatcacaacatctcccatttcacaaGTACATgtctcaacttaataacatCGATCAATCCCTtaagttatcagagcaattctaatacaaaagataaagggaaaatttcacaaacagtacaccaagtaaatgccactaataattctgatacataaagttccaaaccaagcatTTCGGTACAAGAAATCtaaaactcgacccactatcagtacacgacgtcaatgacaccgttaatttgacaccaaaatgtccattatgccctcagttcttttttttttttttaataatttttttttgggaaaatttcgcaaacaatacatcaagtaaaggccactaataattcttatacataaagttccaaaccaatcatttcggtacacgaaatctgaaactcgacccactatcagtacacgacgtcaatgacgcccttaatttgacaccaaaatgtctatcatgccctcaatttttttttttctcttcttttttttttccttcgtttttatctctttcttcttccttcttccagctccacgaaacccacctctattcttcatgtgagaagaagcccgagAAAGAAGCACCAAGGCCTGGGCTTACCAGAGAGAAGCAAGAGAAACTAGAAATATCAAAttgaccaaaaagaaaaggctTTAGTTCTAATTGACCAAAAATCTAATTTTGTTTCATCCTCTCCTATGCAAAAACAAGCTTACAACTAgattaaaacttaaaagtaCATAGCAAGATTGTTGTTGTGATGAAACAAGTAGAAAATTTGTTGTAGAGattaagaaagaagaagagaagatgaATTAGAATAGACAACAATGAGGAAGAGCCCAGCCCGGAGAGCTTTGTACTTCTTcaataattaatttttcttttattttctattaAAAACTAAAACTGATATATATTAACTTGACGGTGTTAACACTATTAAATTTAATAGACAGATGTGACAATATGAGAGCTGTGACAGAATAGGGATAGGTTTAATAGGGACAGCTCATTTTCTTTCGGGATACGCAAGCCGTAACTTACACCTCTTGTGCATTGCTGGCGGAACGCTGTCCACACTCTTGGATGATAGTGGGGTATTCGGTAATTTCAGCAGACGGAGGTCGGTCATAGACGGTTTGAACTTggaatcccaaaaaaaaaaaaaaacttattatttATCCTCTTATTATTATTGTTACTATTTCTTTTTGGCAGAGTGTTACCTCTATCCAGAATTCCAGATACTGCTTCagcttgttcttgttc harbors:
- the LOC133727807 gene encoding wax ester synthase/diacylglycerol acyltransferase 4-like isoform X1, with amino-acid sequence MEFGEGGLLQEPVSPGSQLVNSSVLSLAILAVLESEVPIDDSQTFLLLKNVFLQINPRFSSIMVQGVDEKNKQWKRVEVNLEDHVHVPIFPSGMSLESYDTYFDEYITKIASETFPQSRPLWELHLFKYPTSHAAGQIIFKIHHALGDGYSLMGALLSCLQNAQNPSLPLTFPSLKGAKNETNSRSRVFEFVPKIFSAVINDAWDLCWSILKGTWVEDDRTPIRSGVDGVEFRPLSVSTLMLPIEEIKLIKNKLGVTINDVISGTIFLGIRMYIQEMDNEKSSSQNCTALVLLNSRLAAGYKSVQEMLIETNKSWGNRIVFLPVTVPKSSEVTKPLDFVWEAHNIIKRQRNSSSWYLTTRLLDILKKFRGPEVVSNYIYNTLKNSSTGITNMIGPLEQMSIANHPIKGIYFIVTGAPQCLAITAMSYMGKLRIAFEAEKGFIDTNVLQACLKDAFRVICEAANEFPIK
- the LOC133727807 gene encoding wax ester synthase/diacylglycerol acyltransferase 4-like isoform X2; amino-acid sequence: MEFGEGGLLQEPVSPGSQLVNSSVLSLAILAVLESEVPIDDSQTFLLLKNVFLQINPRFSSIMVQGVDEKNKQWKRVEVNLEDHVHVPIFPSGMSLESYDTYFDEYITKIASETFPQSRPLWELHLFKYPTSHAAGQIIFKIHHALGDGYSLMGALLSCLQNAQNPSLPLTFPSLKGAKNETNSRSRVFEFVPKIFSAVINDAWDLCWSILKGTWVEDDRTPIRSGVDGVEFRPLSVSTLMLPIEEIKLIKNKLGVTINDVISGTIFLGIRMYIQEMDNEKSSSQNCTALVLLNSRLAAGYKSVQEMLIETNKSWGNRIVFLPVTVPKSSEVTKPLDFVWEAHNIIKRQRNSSSWYLTTRLLDILKKFRGPECLAITAMSYMGKLRIAFEAEKGFIDTNVLQACLKDAFRVICEAANEFPIK